A single window of Salminus brasiliensis chromosome 18, fSalBra1.hap2, whole genome shotgun sequence DNA harbors:
- the LOC140539858 gene encoding cytokine-like protein 1 — MLGSALLGLMVITLVWGQQYPIPPTCYSKVLTMGREISERAVQIKNDYDTRGCSTHLPDLYIDVHNACVMSTMSSYLSTLNSLRERRCGYTRKVQELGTKIRQLHIIIAQKCHGDLVFTYDNCAALQRRRG; from the exons ATGCTTGGATCCGCGCTTCTCGGGCTGATGGTGATTACCCTCGTTTGGGGTCAGCAGTACCCCATCCCACCAACCTGCTACTCCAAAGTGCTGACCATGGGCAGGGAGATCTCGGAGAGGGCCGTACAGATCAAGAATGACTACGACACT agGGGATGCTCTACACATTTGCCTGACCTGTATATCGACGTACAT AACGCCTGTGTGATGTCCACTATGAGCTCATATCTGTCCACACTGAACAGCCTGAGGGAGAGACGCTGTGGCTACACCAGAAAGGTACAGGAGCTGGGGACCAAGATCAGACAGCTCCACATCATCATCGCACAGAAATGCCACGGG gatcTGGTGTTCACCTATGATAACTGTGCTGCACTGCAGCGCAGGAGAGGCTGA